One window of the Lasioglossum baleicum chromosome 8, iyLasBale1, whole genome shotgun sequence genome contains the following:
- the Mlc-c gene encoding myosin light chain cytoplasmic isoform X1 yields MTLIYIHTSIRTYIHIYIHIIQSRRIDRRTCFSTCLIAIRMASYSEDQLAEFQEAFQLFDSRGDGKIHVAQIGDALRALGQNPTESDVKKFTHQHKPDERISFEVFLPIYQAISKSRTSDTADDFIEGLRHFDKDGNGFISSAELRHLLTTLGEKLSDEEVETLLAGHEDSQGNINYEDFVRQVMCG; encoded by the exons ATGAcactgatatatatacatacatcgatACGtacctatatacatatatacatacacattaTTCAGAGTAGAAGGATAGATCGTCGTACTTGTTTTAGTACGTGTTTGATAGCAATCAGGATG GCATCATACTCGGAGGATCAACTTGCAG AATTTCAGGAGGCGTTCCAGCTTTTCGATAGCCGAGGAGATGGAAAGATTCACGTGGCACAAATTGGCGATGCTTTGCGAGCTCTTGGACAAAATCCAACTGAATCGGATGTGAAAAAGTTTACTCATCAGCATAAGCCAGATGAACGTATCAGTTTCGAAGTCTTTCTACCTATCTACCAGGCTATAAGCAAATCTCGAACATCTGACACAGCCGACGACTTCATAGAAGGGCTACGTCATTTCGACAAAGATGGAAACGGCTTTATATCCTCTGCCGAATTGAGACATCTACTGACGACGTTGG GGGAAAAGCTCAGCGACGAAGAAGTTGAAACTTTATTGGCTGGCCACGAAGATTCACAGGGTAACATTAATTACGAAGATTTTGTTCGTCAAGTGATGTGCGGTTAA
- the Mlc-c gene encoding myosin light chain cytoplasmic isoform X2 — protein sequence MYGCSYQELTNRMMSSMEEFQEAFQLFDSRGDGKIHVAQIGDALRALGQNPTESDVKKFTHQHKPDERISFEVFLPIYQAISKSRTSDTADDFIEGLRHFDKDGNGFISSAELRHLLTTLGEKLSDEEVETLLAGHEDSQGNINYEDFVRQVMCG from the exons ATGTACGGTTGTAGTTACCAAGAACTTACTAATAGAATGATGTCATCCATGGAGG AATTTCAGGAGGCGTTCCAGCTTTTCGATAGCCGAGGAGATGGAAAGATTCACGTGGCACAAATTGGCGATGCTTTGCGAGCTCTTGGACAAAATCCAACTGAATCGGATGTGAAAAAGTTTACTCATCAGCATAAGCCAGATGAACGTATCAGTTTCGAAGTCTTTCTACCTATCTACCAGGCTATAAGCAAATCTCGAACATCTGACACAGCCGACGACTTCATAGAAGGGCTACGTCATTTCGACAAAGATGGAAACGGCTTTATATCCTCTGCCGAATTGAGACATCTACTGACGACGTTGG GGGAAAAGCTCAGCGACGAAGAAGTTGAAACTTTATTGGCTGGCCACGAAGATTCACAGGGTAACATTAATTACGAAGATTTTGTTCGTCAAGTGATGTGCGGTTAA
- the Oda gene encoding LOW QUALITY PROTEIN: ornithine decarboxylase antizyme (The sequence of the model RefSeq protein was modified relative to this genomic sequence to represent the inferred CDS: deleted 1 base in 1 codon), whose amino-acid sequence MEESLEEGCTLQQHYCITLGVGPLWWSDVPHAALSVSTVNTESRGVGIKQSQLSVSSHIVQEDELLKAVRNSESLRLTFTLHLTESTSVEWETVVWRRCLYIRVSSCLLPEGSKEGFVSLLEYAEETLRCTNIIVCLRKDRADRAMLVRTFMFLGFTVLPPNHALVPPGSDAGNLYMLYTIE is encoded by the exons ATGGAAGAGAGTTTAGAAGAAGGTTGTACCTTGCAACAACACTACTGTATAACGCTGGGTGTAGGGCCTCTGTGGTGGTCC GATGTGCCCCATGCCGCATTGTCTGTATCCACAGTCAACACAGAGAGCCGCGGCGTGGGGATCAAGCAGAGTCAGCTCTCTGTGAGCTCCCACATTGTACAA gAGGATGAATTGTTGAAAGCCGTGCGAAATAGCGAATCATTGCGTTTGACCTTCACGCTACACTTGACCGAGAGCACATCCGTCGAGTGGGAAACTGTAGTATGGCGTCGTTGTCTTTACATTCGCGTGTCAAGCTGTCTCTTACCAGAGGGTTCGAAAGAAGGTTTCGTGTCTCTTCTGGAATACGCCGAAGAAACATTACGATGCACCAACATCATCGTTTGTCTGCGAAAAGATCGTGCAGATCGAG CAATGCTGGTTCGAACCTTCATGTTTTTGGGCTTCACTGTTCTACCACCCAATCACGCCTTAGTACCACCGGGCAGTGATGCCGGCAATCTGTACATGCTCTATACCATCGAATAA